The Streptomyces nigra genome includes the window GGGGACGCCCTTCTCGTCGAGGAGCTCCTCTACGACACCGACCTGCCCCACAGCCTGATCCGCTGCCGCACGGCCGCCGAAGCCCGGGGGACGCTCGCCGGCACGCCGGTCGACTGCGTCCTGCTGGACCTGCACCTGCCCGACGCCTCCGGCGTGGAGACCGTCCAGGCGCTCCAGCCGGAGACCCACACCGCCGCCATCATCGTGCTGACCGGCCTGGCCGAGCCCAGGGCCGGGGTCGAAGCCCTCGCCGCGGGGGCCCAGGACTACCTCGTCAAGGGCAAGGTCGCACCGGACCTGATGCAGCGCGCGGTGCGCTACGCCGTCCAACGAAAGCACGTCGAGCAGGCCAGTGCCGCCCTCCAGATCGGGCAGCTCCGCGCCGAGGAGAACGCGCGTCTGGAGCGCGGACTACTGCCCGAGCCCCTTCTCACCTCCGCCACCGTCAGTGCCGCCAGCCGCTACTACCCGGGCCGGGCACAGGCACTGCTCGGAGGCGACTTCCTGGACGTCGTCCAGACCGACGACGGCCAGGTCCACGCCGTCATCGGCGACGTCAGCGGGCACGGCCCGGACGCCGCGGCCCTCGGAGTGTGCCTGCGCATCGCCTGGCGCGCGCTGACCCTGGGCGGCCATCGCGACCAGCAACTGCTTCATCTGCTGGAACGCATACATGTCGCCGAGCGCACCGGCCACGACCTGTTCGCCACCTGCACCCTCATCACCCTGGACCCCACCGCCGCCACGTGCACCCTGCACCTGGCCGGCCACCACGAACCGCTGCTGCTGACCAGCGCCGGCACCCGCGAGGTGACCGCCGCCCACGGAGTCGCCCTCGGCGTCGCCCCCGGCCTGGGCAAGT containing:
- a CDS encoding PP2C family protein-serine/threonine phosphatase; this translates as MSDHRAGGAEQYTILLVEDDDGDALLVEELLYDTDLPHSLIRCRTAAEARGTLAGTPVDCVLLDLHLPDASGVETVQALQPETHTAAIIVLTGLAEPRAGVEALAAGAQDYLVKGKVAPDLMQRAVRYAVQRKHVEQASAALQIGQLRAEENARLERGLLPEPLLTSATVSAASRYYPGRAQALLGGDFLDVVQTDDGQVHAVIGDVSGHGPDAAALGVCLRIAWRALTLGGHRDQQLLHLLERIHVAERTGHDLFATCTLITLDPTAATCTLHLAGHHEPLLLTSAGTREVTAAHGVALGVAPGLGKWPSTTFSLPPRGALLAYTDGLIEGFAGTTGTRLGVDGLLGILDTLRTADPGAHLDALIVETRALNANRHTDDLAILRLDWDLA